From the genome of Cognaticolwellia beringensis, one region includes:
- a CDS encoding ATP-binding cassette domain-containing protein has product MLNTFEIKNYCHAKLMVESWPIGHSSTWCILGTNDSGKQELAQLLSREITPISVEKILLPAPNDIAIISFEAQQKIYEHELKIDNSDFIDQQDLGTLVKEFLPQDKLNDPLIKLVGLAHLLTSGYRQLSSGESRKLLILSALLHEKKMIICEDPFDSLDQESSQTLSTLFKGIIKNSNITLILLLGNRIDIPDWCEQLAVIKQGDFNVIGTQHCAKTQAKLDDFFKNDDDKITLPEQFYATKSNAHDYLVKLVNGTVRYQSKTVFQGLNLSVKPQQHTLITGRNGSGKSTLLHLITGECTQCYSNDLTLFGHQRGSGESIWQLKKDMGIVTPELHRQYRVNSDLLTVVLSGFFDSIGLYQQPEKYHITYAEQWLKKVGLNHKEKTLFNDLSFGEQRLALIVRALIKAPLLLILDEITQGLDEFNRHRILKIIKMIMKESNSTLLFVTHRTDELLDTFTQHIKL; this is encoded by the coding sequence ATGTTGAATACCTTTGAAATTAAAAATTATTGTCATGCTAAGTTAATGGTCGAGAGTTGGCCAATTGGTCATTCGAGCACTTGGTGTATTCTAGGCACTAATGACTCAGGAAAACAAGAACTTGCTCAATTGCTATCGCGAGAAATAACGCCAATTTCTGTAGAAAAAATACTGTTACCAGCGCCGAATGACATCGCTATTATTTCCTTTGAAGCACAACAAAAAATTTATGAACACGAGTTAAAAATCGATAATAGCGACTTTATAGATCAGCAGGATCTTGGCACGCTCGTAAAAGAGTTTTTGCCTCAAGATAAATTAAACGACCCGCTTATTAAACTCGTAGGATTAGCACATTTATTAACCTCAGGTTACCGACAATTAAGTTCAGGTGAAAGCCGTAAACTACTGATACTTTCAGCGCTTCTGCATGAAAAGAAAATGATTATTTGTGAAGACCCTTTTGACAGTTTAGATCAAGAAAGTAGCCAGACTTTATCGACACTTTTTAAAGGTATTATTAAAAACAGCAATATCACGCTTATTCTTCTATTGGGTAACCGCATCGACATCCCTGATTGGTGTGAACAATTAGCGGTAATTAAACAGGGGGACTTTAACGTTATTGGGACTCAACATTGTGCTAAAACACAAGCCAAACTCGATGATTTTTTTAAAAACGATGATGACAAAATTACACTGCCAGAACAATTTTATGCGACTAAGTCCAATGCACATGATTATTTGGTGAAATTAGTTAATGGCACCGTTCGTTATCAAAGTAAAACCGTTTTTCAAGGGCTAAATTTAAGTGTAAAGCCACAACAACATACCTTAATTACCGGCCGAAATGGTAGTGGTAAATCAACGTTATTACATTTAATAACCGGCGAATGTACACAATGCTACAGTAACGATTTAACACTATTTGGACATCAACGAGGTAGCGGAGAAAGTATTTGGCAATTAAAAAAAGATATGGGCATAGTTACGCCTGAATTGCATCGCCAGTATCGCGTAAACTCAGATTTACTCACGGTAGTACTTTCAGGTTTTTTTGATTCTATTGGGCTGTATCAGCAACCCGAAAAATATCATATAACATACGCTGAGCAATGGTTAAAAAAGGTAGGTTTAAATCATAAAGAAAAAACATTATTTAACGATTTAAGTTTTGGTGAACAACGATTAGCACTTATCGTAAGAGCATTAATTAAAGCGCCTTTGTTATTGATCCTTGATGAAATTACACAAGGTTTAGATGAATTTAATCGTCATCGCATATTGAAGATCATTAAAATGATAATGAAAGAAAGTAACTCCACCCTACTGTTTGTTACTCACAGAACAGACGAACTACTCGACACTTTCACACAACATATTAAGCTCTAA
- the dnaK gene encoding molecular chaperone DnaK codes for MSKTIGIDLGTTNSCVAVMEGGVAKIIENAEGSRTTPSIVAYANNETLAGQPAKRQAVTNSKNTLFAIKRLIGRKFDDKEVQKDIKLAPYKIVKASNGDAWVEVNGKALSPQEVSAQVLRKLKKDAEAYLGETVTDAVITVPAYFNDSQRQATKDAGKIAGLNVKRIINEPTAAALAYGVDKNSKADQKVVVYDLGGGTFDVSIIEIANVDGEKQFEVLATNGDTFLGGEDFDLRLINYLADEFKKESGIDIKQDPLALQRIKEAAEKAKIELSSALQTDVNLPYVTADASGPKHLKIQVTRAKLESLVDDLVKSTIAPCEQALKDAGLSKSDINEVILVGGQSRMPKVQEAVKAFFGKEPRKDVNPDEAVAMGAAIQAGVLSGTVGDVLLLDVTPLSLGIETLGGVMTKLIDKNTTIPTRASETFSTAEDNQAAVTVHVLQGQREMATDNKSLGQFNLTDINPGPRGSVQVDVTFDIDADGILNVTAKDKATGKEQSIKITASSGLTEDEVNRMVNDAEMHATEDKKKRELVEQRNQADQLIHTVQTSMNTLSDDQQGELKTLIEQLKMAVNGDDKGAIEMRQKALQEAYTNMMQAQQAQSQQAEQPQGNAANDEASNEDVIDAEFEDVSNG; via the coding sequence ATGTCTAAGACTATTGGTATTGATTTAGGTACAACAAACTCATGTGTCGCAGTGATGGAAGGCGGCGTTGCAAAAATTATTGAAAATGCGGAAGGTAGCCGTACCACACCATCAATTGTTGCATATGCCAACAATGAAACATTAGCGGGTCAACCAGCAAAAAGACAAGCGGTGACAAACTCTAAAAATACATTATTTGCGATTAAACGTTTAATTGGTCGTAAATTTGATGATAAAGAAGTACAAAAAGATATTAAACTTGCACCTTATAAAATCGTTAAAGCAAGTAACGGTGACGCTTGGGTTGAAGTAAACGGCAAAGCTTTATCGCCGCAAGAAGTATCAGCACAAGTTTTACGTAAATTGAAAAAAGATGCTGAAGCTTATTTAGGTGAAACAGTAACAGACGCGGTTATTACCGTACCTGCCTACTTTAATGACTCACAGCGCCAAGCAACAAAAGACGCAGGTAAAATTGCTGGGCTTAATGTTAAACGTATTATTAACGAGCCAACAGCCGCAGCATTAGCTTATGGCGTTGATAAAAACAGTAAAGCTGACCAAAAAGTGGTCGTTTATGACTTAGGTGGTGGTACTTTCGATGTCTCTATTATCGAAATAGCCAATGTGGACGGTGAAAAGCAATTTGAAGTGTTGGCAACCAATGGTGATACCTTTTTAGGTGGTGAAGATTTTGATTTACGCTTAATAAATTACCTTGCTGATGAATTCAAAAAAGAAAGTGGTATTGATATCAAACAAGATCCTTTAGCCCTACAGCGCATTAAAGAAGCGGCTGAAAAAGCGAAGATCGAGTTGTCATCAGCACTACAAACCGACGTGAATTTACCTTACGTTACTGCTGACGCTAGTGGCCCTAAACATTTAAAGATACAAGTTACTCGCGCCAAATTAGAGTCACTAGTTGATGACTTAGTAAAGAGCACCATCGCCCCCTGTGAGCAAGCATTAAAAGATGCGGGTTTAAGCAAAAGCGATATTAACGAAGTAATTTTAGTCGGTGGTCAATCACGCATGCCAAAAGTGCAAGAAGCCGTTAAAGCTTTTTTTGGCAAAGAACCACGTAAAGATGTAAACCCTGATGAAGCGGTTGCCATGGGTGCAGCGATTCAAGCGGGTGTGTTGTCAGGAACAGTTGGTGATGTGCTATTACTTGATGTAACGCCGTTATCACTGGGTATTGAAACCTTAGGTGGTGTAATGACCAAGCTTATAGATAAAAATACCACTATACCAACACGTGCTTCTGAAACTTTCTCTACGGCTGAAGATAATCAAGCGGCGGTTACGGTTCATGTGTTACAAGGCCAGCGTGAAATGGCAACAGATAATAAATCGTTAGGTCAATTTAACTTAACGGATATTAACCCTGGCCCACGCGGTTCAGTGCAAGTTGATGTTACTTTTGATATCGATGCTGATGGTATTTTAAATGTTACCGCGAAAGACAAAGCAACCGGTAAGGAGCAAAGCATTAAAATTACCGCATCAAGTGGTTTAACGGAAGATGAAGTTAATCGCATGGTAAACGACGCAGAAATGCACGCGACTGAAGACAAGAAAAAGCGTGAATTAGTGGAGCAACGTAACCAAGCTGATCAATTAATTCATACCGTACAAACCTCGATGAACACGTTAAGCGATGATCAACAAGGCGAGCTTAAAACCTTAATCGAGCAACTGAAAATGGCGGTTAATGGCGATGATAAAGGCGCAATTGAAATGCGACAAAAAGCATTACAAGAGGCTTACACTAATATGATGCAAGCTCAACAAGCGCAGTCACAACAAGCAGAGCAACCACAAGGAAATGCTGCCAATGACGAAGCTAGTAACGAAGATGTTATTGATGCTGAGTTTGAAGATGTCAGTAATGGTTAA
- a CDS encoding Crp/Fnr family transcriptional regulator, with protein MNKDVTHLPKKASPVLVKQANIFADLPAKLIEDFQQEFQLDEWRKGDYFDSNLLTQRFFVVLDGSIEIKQSNPETGREATLDMLYAGDCFDLMVLLDDQPHDVIVSPLTTAKLLSVKLATMRHWLWTYPEFNQQFMPYLAKKMREKEQQASDLVLHDVTTRLSRIILEHINKIKFYSGSKAEEHQHHLVNGLNDETLARMTGSVRQVINKQLQHWKKAGTIDKKRNQLIVKDLEALEKAAKYTESLANVPMVKP; from the coding sequence ATGAATAAAGATGTTACCCATTTGCCTAAAAAAGCCAGTCCAGTATTGGTAAAGCAAGCTAATATTTTTGCAGATTTACCGGCAAAATTAATTGAGGATTTTCAACAAGAATTTCAGCTTGATGAATGGCGCAAAGGTGACTACTTTGATTCAAACTTACTAACACAACGTTTTTTTGTGGTACTTGATGGCAGCATAGAAATTAAACAAAGTAATCCCGAAACAGGCAGAGAAGCGACATTAGATATGCTTTATGCAGGTGATTGTTTTGACTTGATGGTGTTATTAGACGATCAACCCCATGACGTGATTGTTTCCCCTTTGACTACGGCTAAATTGCTGTCGGTTAAACTGGCTACCATGCGACACTGGTTGTGGACCTATCCAGAGTTTAACCAACAATTTATGCCTTATTTGGCAAAGAAAATGCGTGAAAAAGAGCAACAGGCAAGTGATTTAGTTTTACATGATGTCACTACACGCTTAAGCCGTATTATTTTAGAACATATTAATAAAATTAAGTTTTATTCCGGTAGTAAAGCCGAAGAACATCAGCATCATTTAGTAAATGGTTTAAACGATGAAACCTTAGCGCGAATGACAGGCTCGGTAAGGCAAGTGATTAATAAACAATTACAGCATTGGAAAAAAGCAGGTACCATCGATAAAAAACGCAATCAATTGATTGTTAAAGACCTAGAAGCATTGGAAAAAGCTGCGAAATATACCGAAAGCTTAGCTAACGTGCCTATGGTTAAACCTTAG
- a CDS encoding prepilin-type N-terminal cleavage/methylation domain-containing protein, whose product MKKQSGFTLIELVIVIIILGILAATALPKFINLQGDARQAVMNGLKSSLETAATFTYTKAIIEGVGNSFDETLSSGIRIRYGYPFATQENLKAVLNFTEDDFKLTGTDPEIIFTLTNDTEGLTTSEIESAGVCKLTYTRADQGERPAITISGCTD is encoded by the coding sequence ATGAAGAAACAGTCGGGTTTCACGTTAATAGAATTAGTTATTGTTATTATTATTTTGGGGATTTTAGCCGCTACGGCTTTACCCAAATTTATAAATTTACAAGGTGATGCGCGACAAGCCGTAATGAATGGGCTTAAGTCATCGTTAGAAACAGCAGCTACTTTTACTTACACTAAAGCGATTATTGAAGGGGTGGGGAATTCCTTTGATGAAACGCTGTCATCAGGCATTAGAATAAGATATGGCTATCCCTTTGCAACCCAAGAAAACTTAAAGGCAGTACTCAATTTCACTGAAGACGACTTTAAACTTACGGGAACTGATCCCGAGATAATTTTTACCCTTACCAATGATACTGAAGGTTTGACAACAAGTGAAATTGAAAGTGCTGGCGTCTGCAAACTGACTTATACCCGAGCAGATCAAGGCGAACGACCAGCGATCACTATTTCAGGTTGCACCGATTAA
- a CDS encoding DnaJ C-terminal domain-containing protein — MNYKDYYKIMAVDKTASQDEIKTSYRKLARKFHPDVSKEKDAETRFKDINEAYEVLRDKEKRAAYDQLGSNWKAGQSGFTPPPSWQDQYQQGNGNFNAGAGGQGDFSDFFESLFGGGFGGGQHAARGRRSMQGQDSNAKILIDLQDAYTGATRNFTLQDQVVDQQGRTQTKDRTLKVSIPKGIKPGQKIRLKKQGQAGVGGAPNGDLYLEVGFNPDSLYTIEGADITTELSISPWQAALGEKVKVPTPTGHIDLSLPKLISSGSKMRLKGRGLPCKVAGDFFVKLKIVFPKSLSTEEEALYQSLKALATNSDKNIEDEA, encoded by the coding sequence GTGAATTATAAAGATTATTATAAAATTATGGCCGTCGATAAAACCGCGTCCCAAGATGAAATTAAAACATCTTATCGGAAATTAGCGCGAAAATTTCATCCAGACGTCAGTAAAGAAAAAGATGCCGAAACTCGTTTTAAAGACATAAACGAAGCCTATGAAGTGCTACGTGATAAAGAAAAGCGCGCAGCCTATGATCAACTGGGTAGCAATTGGAAAGCAGGCCAATCAGGCTTTACACCACCACCTAGTTGGCAAGATCAATACCAACAAGGCAACGGTAACTTTAATGCGGGTGCTGGCGGTCAAGGCGACTTTAGTGATTTTTTTGAATCATTATTTGGGGGCGGCTTCGGTGGTGGTCAACATGCAGCGCGCGGTCGTCGGTCTATGCAAGGGCAAGATAGCAACGCAAAAATATTGATTGATTTGCAAGATGCTTATACCGGCGCAACCCGTAATTTCACACTACAAGACCAAGTGGTTGATCAACAAGGAAGAACACAAACTAAAGATCGTACATTAAAGGTCAGTATTCCAAAAGGCATTAAGCCGGGTCAAAAAATACGTTTGAAAAAGCAAGGACAAGCAGGCGTTGGGGGCGCACCTAATGGCGATTTATATCTAGAAGTAGGATTTAATCCAGACTCACTATATACCATTGAAGGTGCTGATATAACAACAGAACTTAGTATTAGCCCATGGCAAGCGGCTTTAGGTGAAAAAGTAAAAGTACCAACACCTACAGGACATATTGATTTAAGCTTGCCTAAGTTAATCAGTAGTGGCAGTAAAATGCGTTTAAAAGGCCGAGGACTGCCTTGTAAAGTTGCCGGAGACTTTTTTGTGAAATTAAAAATTGTTTTTCCAAAAAGTTTGTCAACCGAAGAAGAAGCGCTTTATCAGTCTTTAAAAGCGCTAGCAACGAATAGCGACAAAAATATTGAGGATGAAGCATAG
- a CDS encoding GNAT family N-acetyltransferase, with translation MSHTLIHNVAASKYEYHIESHIAYITYDDQNGHMHLTHTVVPEALAGKGLAKTLLEAVLAQIKKDNKQAVAQCSYIVKYLEKNPEAKHFFV, from the coding sequence ATGTCGCATACACTTATACATAACGTAGCAGCATCTAAATATGAATATCACATCGAAAGTCATATTGCGTATATCACTTACGATGATCAAAATGGCCATATGCATTTAACGCATACTGTCGTTCCTGAAGCACTTGCTGGCAAAGGCTTAGCTAAAACACTTTTAGAGGCGGTACTTGCACAGATTAAAAAAGATAATAAACAAGCCGTCGCACAGTGTTCATATATTGTTAAGTATTTAGAAAAAAATCCAGAAGCAAAGCACTTTTTTGTTTAA
- a CDS encoding putative bifunctional diguanylate cyclase/phosphodiesterase — MNLTIKKVAFGLIFFLLTGMYIIFAYYYFSQRDITAKIIVTSIKNDLSELSYVLSKQIKKEPISSARPLLDRKAANNKYLSAIAIFKDDELVMTTEHKYSKIPTASDLYFAPHKSDFTFLNDKSALQGNIHYYQGKLIKNYALVFYFDNEYIKHNFTQAKRDFILFFILIPIIFVAIIWLVIGRLVALPLETLRQYAYYHSNIPKPFIIREIEYIRASMVQTFSRLDQEKKELYNLARTDSLSGLANRNYLQERVEQIIEVSNREQKEFALLFLDLDHFKSVNDSLGHDVGDELLKSIAQAIQKILRINDVVARIGGDEFVIVLTHYKDDVELYEIIDRIQTQLMKAWLINTFTIQITSSIGITIYPKDGDDLVSLMKNADIAMYEAKARGRRGYHFFTESLNVKTQEYIALTNAMREALKNDQYELYYQPQNDVKTGVITGAEALIRWKGSNDVFIPPNIFIPIAEQNGFIIELGDWVLETAIKQLHLWEDNDYQLRMSINVAAQQILQRGFVSHLKFLLDTYKVSANKVLLEITESVFLNDSKAIHKTFSAIKALGVKISLDDFGTGYSSLSYLKTFPIDVLKIDKAFLDDYDTQEGAIFIETIVNMAQTLKISVVAEGVETREQVNYLSSLNCGYYQGYVCSPPVEINAFDRLFNEAVVLQV; from the coding sequence ATGAATTTAACGATTAAAAAAGTTGCCTTTGGTTTAATCTTTTTCTTACTTACCGGTATGTATATTATATTTGCATATTATTATTTTTCTCAGCGTGATATTACCGCCAAAATCATTGTGACAAGTATAAAGAACGATCTTTCTGAACTGTCCTATGTTTTATCAAAGCAAATAAAAAAAGAGCCCATTTCTTCTGCTCGACCATTGCTTGATAGAAAAGCGGCTAATAATAAATATTTGAGTGCTATTGCCATTTTTAAAGATGACGAACTCGTCATGACAACCGAACACAAATACTCAAAAATACCAACAGCAAGTGACTTGTATTTTGCTCCGCATAAAAGTGACTTCACGTTTCTGAATGACAAAAGTGCATTACAGGGCAATATTCACTATTACCAGGGGAAGTTAATAAAAAATTACGCACTGGTTTTCTATTTTGATAATGAATATATCAAACATAACTTTACGCAAGCGAAGCGTGATTTTATTCTGTTTTTTATCCTTATACCCATTATTTTTGTGGCTATAATTTGGCTGGTTATTGGCCGACTAGTCGCTCTGCCGCTAGAAACTTTACGCCAATATGCTTACTATCATTCAAATATTCCCAAGCCGTTTATAATTCGGGAAATCGAATATATACGTGCTTCTATGGTGCAAACATTTAGTCGACTAGACCAGGAAAAAAAGGAACTTTATAACTTAGCTAGAACAGATTCACTTAGTGGACTTGCCAACCGAAATTACTTACAGGAAAGAGTGGAACAAATTATAGAGGTGAGTAACAGAGAGCAAAAAGAATTTGCACTATTGTTTCTAGACCTAGATCACTTTAAGTCAGTTAATGACTCTTTAGGGCATGATGTTGGTGATGAATTATTAAAAAGTATTGCTCAAGCAATACAAAAAATTCTACGTATTAATGACGTTGTAGCACGTATCGGTGGTGATGAGTTTGTTATTGTACTAACGCACTATAAAGACGATGTTGAATTATATGAAATCATCGATCGAATTCAAACTCAACTCATGAAAGCATGGTTAATTAATACTTTTACCATTCAAATTACCAGTAGTATCGGGATCACTATTTACCCTAAAGATGGCGATGATCTTGTCTCATTAATGAAGAATGCCGATATTGCCATGTATGAAGCGAAAGCACGCGGCCGGAGAGGGTATCACTTTTTTACAGAGTCGCTTAATGTCAAAACTCAGGAATATATAGCGCTGACAAATGCAATGCGTGAAGCGCTGAAAAACGATCAGTACGAGCTCTATTACCAGCCACAAAATGATGTGAAAACAGGTGTTATAACTGGCGCTGAAGCACTTATTCGCTGGAAAGGTTCTAACGACGTGTTTATTCCTCCTAATATTTTTATTCCTATTGCTGAACAGAATGGCTTTATTATTGAGCTGGGTGATTGGGTACTGGAAACAGCGATTAAACAACTGCACCTTTGGGAAGATAATGATTATCAGCTTAGAATGTCAATTAATGTTGCTGCTCAACAAATTCTACAACGAGGTTTTGTTTCTCATCTCAAGTTTTTATTAGACACCTATAAAGTAAGCGCTAACAAAGTTTTGCTAGAGATTACTGAGTCTGTATTTTTAAATGACAGCAAAGCTATACATAAAACGTTTTCGGCCATTAAAGCCCTAGGCGTTAAAATATCACTCGACGATTTTGGTACAGGCTATTCTTCGTTATCGTATTTAAAAACCTTTCCTATCGATGTGCTCAAAATCGACAAGGCATTTTTGGACGACTACGATACTCAAGAAGGTGCAATATTTATTGAGACCATTGTTAATATGGCTCAAACGCTAAAAATAAGTGTAGTGGCTGAAGGAGTTGAAACACGAGAGCAAGTTAACTACTTATCATCATTAAACTGTGGATATTACCAAGGCTATGTGTGTAGTCCTCCCGTTGAAATCAATGCTTTTGATCGACTGTTTAATGAAGCAGTTGTATTACAAGTGTAG
- a CDS encoding PEP-CTERM sorting domain-containing protein (PEP-CTERM proteins occur, often in large numbers, in the proteomes of bacteria that also encode an exosortase, a predicted intramembrane cysteine proteinase. The presence of a PEP-CTERM domain at a protein's C-terminus predicts cleavage within the sorting domain, followed by covalent anchoring to some some component of the (usually Gram-negative) cell surface. Many PEP-CTERM proteins exhibit an unusual sequence composition that includes large numbers of potential glycosylation sites. Expression of one such protein has been shown restore the ability of a bacterium to form floc, a type of biofilm.), producing the protein MKVLNSLLFALGLLVVTQAKAGFITTNENELDRIFSQTSFDDRPIDIRIGKATELILPTLLDISSDAEIFQLFNQLVGAFDVVNFYFIDTISACGIINVNIVGCGEFPGNDFVVESSFAAGSFGGELLAHELGHNLGLPHRSGQFLMNGSLNNNTTLTLAEVNTIHTSYLVKNNGQATDKEYWIDINPVLIVATPSAPVPEPSTLVLLLLPLGFLIRKTVKLTFENS; encoded by the coding sequence TTGAAAGTATTAAATTCGCTACTCTTTGCCCTTGGATTGTTAGTTGTAACTCAAGCTAAAGCAGGCTTCATTACCACAAATGAAAATGAGCTTGACCGTATATTTTCTCAAACGAGTTTTGACGACAGACCAATCGACATACGTATAGGCAAAGCTACAGAATTAATTCTCCCAACCCTGCTAGATATATCAAGTGACGCAGAAATTTTTCAGCTATTTAACCAACTTGTTGGTGCATTTGATGTGGTAAATTTTTACTTTATAGACACTATCAGCGCATGCGGAATAATAAACGTTAATATAGTAGGCTGCGGAGAATTCCCAGGAAATGACTTTGTCGTAGAATCTTCTTTCGCTGCGGGCAGTTTCGGAGGAGAGTTATTAGCCCATGAATTAGGTCATAATTTAGGATTACCTCACCGATCTGGTCAATTCCTAATGAATGGTTCTCTAAATAACAATACCACGTTGACTTTGGCTGAAGTCAACACTATTCATACCAGCTATTTAGTTAAAAATAATGGACAGGCTACTGATAAAGAGTATTGGATTGACATTAATCCAGTATTGATTGTCGCTACTCCTAGTGCACCTGTTCCAGAGCCAAGCACATTAGTTTTATTACTGCTGCCTTTGGGGTTTTTAATTAGAAAAACAGTAAAACTAACGTTTGAAAATTCATAA
- a CDS encoding ABC-F family ATPase, with protein MITTSNITMQFGAEPLFENISAKFGNGHRYGLIGANGCGKSTFMKILSGDLVPSSGNVSVSTGNKVSTLGQDQFAFEAHNVIDTVIMGDMPLWKVKQERDAIYAQAEMSEADGMRVGDLESEFAEMDGYTAESRAGEILLEAGIDESFHYGSMQQVAPGWKLRVLLAQALFANPDILLLDEPTNNLDIHTISWLEGELNKRKCTMIIISHDRHFLNSVCTHMADIDYGELRIYPGNYEFYLAQSGLLREQLLAGNDKKVAEIAELQDFVNRFGANASKAKQASSRAKKMDKIKLDDVKSSSRITPKIAFAPGKKMHRQALELENLSHGFDGKVLFEKGNLLLEAGAKLAIIGENGVGKTTLLRCLMSELDHLEGVVKWSENASVGYCPQDSGSFFDNDLTLMEWMSQWRRPCHNDLSVRGMLGRMLFTDDDANKKARNCSGGEKNRLLFGMLMMADINVLIMDEPTNHMDIEAIDALNNALKDFEGTLIFVSHDREFVSSLATRIIDIKDKKLIDFQGSLDEYLDNQEQMKKIA; from the coding sequence TTGATCACTACATCGAACATTACCATGCAATTTGGCGCAGAGCCGTTATTTGAAAACATTTCGGCTAAATTTGGCAACGGTCACCGTTATGGTTTGATCGGCGCAAACGGCTGTGGCAAGTCTACATTTATGAAAATACTGAGTGGTGATTTAGTGCCAAGCTCAGGCAATGTATCGGTAAGTACAGGCAACAAAGTCAGTACTTTGGGCCAAGATCAGTTTGCCTTTGAAGCACACAATGTTATTGATACTGTGATCATGGGTGATATGCCGCTATGGAAAGTTAAGCAAGAAAGAGATGCTATTTATGCACAGGCTGAAATGAGTGAAGCCGATGGTATGCGTGTTGGTGACTTAGAAAGCGAATTTGCAGAAATGGACGGCTACACCGCAGAAAGTCGTGCTGGCGAAATATTGCTTGAAGCCGGTATTGATGAATCTTTTCATTACGGTTCAATGCAGCAAGTAGCACCGGGTTGGAAGCTACGTGTTTTACTTGCACAAGCCTTGTTCGCAAACCCAGACATTTTATTACTTGATGAGCCTACCAACAACTTGGATATTCATACCATTAGTTGGTTAGAAGGTGAGTTGAATAAACGTAAATGTACTATGATCATCATTTCGCATGATAGACATTTCCTTAATTCTGTCTGTACTCATATGGCTGATATTGATTACGGTGAACTGCGTATTTATCCTGGTAACTATGAATTTTACCTAGCACAATCTGGGTTGTTACGTGAGCAGTTATTAGCGGGTAACGATAAAAAAGTGGCTGAAATAGCTGAACTGCAAGACTTTGTTAACCGTTTTGGCGCGAATGCTTCAAAAGCGAAACAAGCCAGTTCTCGTGCTAAGAAAATGGATAAAATTAAACTTGATGATGTTAAATCATCGAGCCGTATTACGCCTAAAATTGCTTTTGCTCCAGGTAAGAAAATGCACCGTCAAGCCTTAGAACTTGAAAATTTAAGTCACGGCTTTGATGGCAAAGTATTATTTGAAAAAGGCAACTTATTACTAGAAGCCGGTGCTAAGTTAGCTATTATTGGCGAAAACGGCGTGGGTAAAACTACCTTGTTACGTTGTTTAATGAGCGAATTAGATCACCTTGAAGGTGTTGTTAAGTGGTCTGAAAATGCCTCAGTGGGTTATTGTCCACAAGACAGTGGTTCATTTTTTGATAATGACTTAACGCTAATGGAATGGATGTCACAATGGCGTCGACCTTGTCATAACGATTTAAGTGTACGTGGTATGTTAGGTCGTATGTTATTTACTGATGACGATGCGAACAAAAAAGCCCGTAACTGTTCAGGTGGTGAAAAGAACCGCTTGTTATTTGGTATGTTAATGATGGCTGATATCAATGTATTGATCATGGATGAGCCAACTAATCACATGGATATCGAAGCGATTGACGCACTAAACAACGCGTTAAAAGATTTTGAAGGTACATTAATTTTTGTCAGTCATGACCGTGAGTTTGTTTCAAGCTTAGCGACCCGTATTATTGATATTAAAGATAAAAAATTAATCGATTTTCAAGGCTCGTTAGACGAATACCTTGATAACCAAGAACAAATGAAAAAAATCGCTTAG